The Candidatus Omnitrophota bacterium genome contains a region encoding:
- a CDS encoding DUF2924 domain-containing protein: protein MKEAQLSKIMALKEKSLTELKEAYKKLFDGKKAPSNNKVYLWRKIAYRIQEIDYGGLSAKTKDKVQELIQKYDPINNKTLRPNTPEMNGPSRKHKRDKRLPILGTVITKEYKGKVLQVKILDSGYEYNNKKYKSLSSIAKEVTGAHWNGYLFFSL, encoded by the coding sequence ATGAAAGAAGCTCAATTATCTAAAATTATGGCGCTTAAGGAGAAGTCCTTAACCGAGCTTAAGGAGGCATACAAGAAGCTGTTTGATGGCAAAAAAGCGCCATCCAATAACAAGGTCTACTTATGGCGCAAGATAGCTTACAGGATACAGGAAATCGATTATGGTGGATTATCTGCTAAGACGAAGGACAAAGTCCAGGAGTTGATCCAGAAATACGACCCAATAAACAACAAGACGTTACGACCCAATACACCTGAAATGAATGGGCCGTCTAGAAAACATAAAAGAGATAAGCGCCTCCCCATCCTCGGAACCGTCATAACTAAGGAATACAAAGGAAAAGTTCTGCAAGTAAAGATTCTTGATTCCGGCTATGAATATAATAATAAAAAATATAAAAGTTTAAGCTCAATTGCCAAAGAGGTGACAGGAGCTCACTGGAACGGGTATTTATTCTTTAGCCTATGA
- a CDS encoding hemerythrin domain-containing protein: protein MKATELLKEEHKGIKLMMDILEEICKRLQSGEKVNAEHLEQIVEFFKTFADKCHHAKEEDLLFPEMEKAGIPREGGPIGCMLSEHDQGRALVKELSVAIMRYKIVEKTTDQIVENSNKYIGLLRQHIDKEDNILYMMA, encoded by the coding sequence ATGAAAGCGACGGAATTATTAAAGGAGGAACACAAAGGAATAAAATTGATGATGGATATCCTTGAAGAGATTTGCAAAAGGCTTCAGTCGGGGGAGAAAGTTAATGCTGAGCACCTTGAGCAGATTGTTGAATTCTTCAAGACGTTTGCGGATAAATGTCATCATGCCAAGGAAGAGGATCTTCTTTTTCCTGAAATGGAGAAAGCCGGGATCCCTCGTGAAGGCGGGCCGATTGGATGTATGCTTAGCGAACACGATCAAGGAAGAGCTCTTGTAAAAGAACTAAGTGTTGCTATAATGAGATACAAAATTGTAGAAAAAACGACAGATCAAATCGTAGAAAATTCCAATAAATATATTGGTCTTTTGCGGCAGCATATTGATAAGGAAGATAACATATTATATATGATGGCCA